From a region of the Saccharomyces paradoxus chromosome IV, complete sequence genome:
- the RAD30 gene encoding DNA-directed DNA polymerase eta (DNA polymerase eta~similar to YDR419W), with translation MSNFTWKDLIQLGSPSKAYESPLSCIAHIDMNAFFAQVEQMRCGLSKEDPVVCVQWNSIIAVSYAARKYGISRMDTIQEALKKCDNLIPIHTAVFKKGEDFWQYHDGWGSWVQDPAKQINVENHKVSLEPYRRESRKALKIFKSACDLVERASIDEVFLDLGRICFNMLMFDDEYELTGNLKLKDALSTIREVFIGGNYDINSHLPPIPEKIKSLKFEGDVFNPEGRNLITDWDDVILALGSQASKSVRDTIKDILGYTTSCGLSSTKNVCKLASNYKKPDAQTVVKNNCLLDFLDCGKFEITSFWTLGGVLGKELIDILNLPDKNSIKHIRETWPDNAGQLKKFLDARVNESDYDRSTSNIDPLKTAELAEKLFKLSRGQYSLPLSSRPVVKSMMSNKNLRGKSCNSILDCISWLEVFCAELASRIQDLEQEYNKIVIPRTVSISLKTKSYEVYRKSGPITYKGINFQSHELLKVGVKFVTELDAKGKNKSYYPLTKLSMTITNFDILDLQKTVVDMFGNQVHTFKSSADKEDERKTTSSRDDEEIPKLECSKCQVTFTDQKAFQEHGDYHLALKLSEGLNGVEETSKNLSFGEKRLLFSQKRSSSQHSTAPRKKQATSSKNILSFFTREK, from the coding sequence ATGTCCAATTTCACCTGGAAGGACTTGATTCAACTTGGTTCTCCCAGTAAGGCATACGAGTCCCCTTTATCATGTATCGCCCATATAGACATGAATGCATTTTTTGCACAGGTTGAACAAATGCGATGTGGCTTAAGCAAAGAGGATCCGGTAGTTTGTGTTCAATGGAATTCCATCATTGCTGTTTCTTATGcagcaagaaaatatggtaTATCAAGAATGGATACGATACAAGAAgcattaaaaaaatgtgatAACCTCATACCGATCCATACAGccgttttcaaaaagggtGAAGATTTTTGGCAATATCATGACGGATGGGGATCTTGGGTGCAAGATCCTGCAAAGCAAATAAATGTGGAGAACCATAAAGTATCACTGGAACCTTACAGGAGAGAAAGTCGCAAGgcattgaaaattttcaaaagcgCATGCGATTTGGTTGAAAGGGCAAGTATCGATGAAGTATTTCTTGATTTGGGACGTATATGTTTCAATATGCTGATGTTCGATGACGAGTACGAACTTACAGGCAACTTAAAACTGAAAGATGCATTAAGTACCATCCGTGAGGTTTTTATAGGAGGCAATTATGATATAAATTCTCATTTACCTCCTATACCTGAAAAGATAAAGTCATTGAAGTTCGAAGGCGATGTTTTCAATCCAGAAGGCAGAAACCTGATTACAGATTGGGATGATGTGATACTTGCACTAGGATCTCAGGCATCCAAAAGTGTCAGGGATACCATAAAAGATATTCTCGGTTATACCACTTCATGCGGTTTGTCTAGCACTAAAAATGTTTGTAAATTGGCTTCTAATTACAAGAAACCTGATGCCCAAACAGTTGTTAAGAACAACTGTCTATTAGATTTTCTAGATTGTGGAAAGTTCGAAATTACATCTTTTTGGACCTTAGGAGGCGTTCTTGGTAAAGAGCTAATTGACATATTGAATCTTCCAGACAAAAACAGCATTAAACACATCAGAGAGACCTGGCCTGACAATGCTGGCCAgctcaagaaatttttagATGCTAGAGTTAATGAATCTGATTACGACCGTTCAACAAGCAATATCGATCCTCTGAAAACTGCAGAATTAGCAGAAAAGTTGTTTAAATTAAGTAGAGGCCAGTACAGTTTGCCTTTAAGTTCTCGTCCTGTTGTTAAAAGTATGATGTCAAACAAAAATCTGAGAGGCAAATCGTGCAACTCGATCTTGGACTGTATCTCTTGGCTTGAGGTCTTTTGCGCTGAACTTGCTTCTAGGATTCAGGATCTGGAACAGGAGTATAACAAGATTGTAATACCAAGAACAGTGTCCATATctttaaaaacaaaatccTATGAAGTATATCGAAAATCAGGTCCAATTACATACAAGGGCATTAACTTCCAAAGTCACGAGCTTCTAAAAGTAGGCGTAAAATTTGTCACGGAGCTTGACGCTAAAggcaaaaacaaaagttaTTACCCTTTAACGAAGCTGAGTATGACGATCACTAATTTTGACATATTGGATTTACAAAAAACTGTTGTGGATATGTTTGGCAATCAGGTCCATACATTCAAAAGCTCCGCGGATAAGGAAGATGAGAGGAAAACCACCAGCTCAAGAGATGACGAGGAAATTCCGAAGTTAGAATGTTCTAAATGCCAGGTAACTTTTACGGACCAAAAGGCTTTTCAAGAGCACGGGGACTATCATCTAGCATTAAAACTGTCCGAAGGTTTGAATGGTGTTGAAGAAACATCCAAAAACCTATCTTTCGGGGAAAAGAGACTGTTGTTTTCACAAAAAAGATCAAGCTCACAACATTCTACCGCGCCTCGGAAGAAACAAGCTACATCTTCCAAAAACAtcttatcattttttacaagagaaaaataa
- the SYF1 gene encoding mRNA splicing protein SYF1 (Member of the NineTeen Complex (NTC)~similar to YDR416W), producing MSHIDIRAMKGVMTNVDEIIRNDEDVAFEYEIQKTPQNILTWKRYLEYWKEEGRTDQQIRWLYERFCSQFVTDTSIWEDYIQWESTREVVETSRIFWLFQRCLKSCVEDCDRICSSYLELAIEQHDLSMIRHALDLSLTRVEREMHPKIWDPVLKFMEKKVLPLTQLDSTQEDEEESTDEAELINILLVKGLAKIGLINEELSRSESRGDIWSSQLLERYLKVAPQQKQNELLATLAKTRDNVTIMSVYQRYMSQDGSSERYLPSSKLTFELNLNYLISLDKLGLDDQYEEFMSQMNGIYADNWVYLTLSLAKYYISRGRLDSCGDLLKKSLQQTLSYSDFDRIYNFYLLFEQQCSQFILEELKENNSKSFKQEHWAEKLQGHMATFESLINLHDIYLNDVSLRQDPNLVETWMKRVSLQKTSAEKCNIYSEAILKIDPRKVSTPGSFGKLWCAYGDVYWRANATSTARELWTQSLKVPYPYIEDLEEIYLNWADRELDEEGIERAVSVLEDALHIPKNTGILLEKYNNGHRKVPAQTILFNSLRIWSKYIDFLEAYCPNDANSSNRIFNKTKMAYNSVIDLKLITPAMAENFALLLQNHHEVVESFQVYEKTIPLFPPEIQYELWIEYLEVATSHRLSSLSPEHIRFLFEKALGNLCSNGIDCKTIFIAYSVFEQRISGLVRRCIEILHKGAIQDAVSVSTHLESRLQLWRMCISKAESTLGPSVARELYQECIQMLPNPKAVEFVIKFSNFESSIGETIRAREILAYGAKLLPPSRNAELWDSFENFELKHGDKETYKDMLKMKKLLDSDMVIDSEGVSQEEGNINFVAAAASHAPHSHAVIQPTSSRSINPDEIELDI from the coding sequence ATGTCCCATATTGATATACGTGCAATGAAGGGAGTAATGACAAACGTCGATGAGATTATAAggaatgatgaagatgtgGCTTTTGAGTACGAAATACAAAAGACACCGCAGAATATCCTAACATGGAAAAGATATCTCGAATATTGGAAAGAGGAGGGAAGGACTGACCAACAGATTAGGTGGTTGTATGAAAGATTTTGTTCGCAATTTGTAACAGATACAAGTATATGGGAAGATTACATACAGTGGGAATCAACAAGGGAAGTAGTCGAAACTTCACGTATTTTCTggctttttcaaaggtgCCTCAAGAGCTGTGTAGAAGATTGTGATAGGATATGTTCGTCCTATTTAGAATTGGCCATTGAACAACATGACTTGTCGATGATAAGGCATGCTTTAGATTTATCTTTGACAAGAGTAGAGAGAGAAATGCATCCGAAAATTTGGGATCCTGTCTTAAAATttatggaaaagaaagttttacCTTTAACGCAATTGGATTCAACtcaagaagatgaagaagaaagtaCTGATGAAGCTGAATTGATAAATATACTTTTAGTAAAGGGCCTCGCGAAGATAGGCCTCATTAACGAGGAACTCAGTAGAAGCGAAAGCAGAGGTGACATTTGGTCGTCACAGCTTTTAGAAAGATACCTAAAAGTGGCCCCTCAgcaaaaacaaaatgaaCTGCTCGCAACTCTTGCGAAAACTAGAGACAATGTTACCATCATGTCAGTCTACCAAAGATATATGTCACAAGACGGAAGCAGTGAAAGGTATCTGCCTAGTTCAAAACTAACATTTGAATTAAATCTCAATTATTTGATTAGCCTGGACAAACTAGGTCTAGACGATCAATATGAGGAATTCATGAGTCAAATGAATGGCATATATGCCGATAACTGGGTCTACTTAACCCTATCACTTGCCAAATATTATATCTCTCGCGGAAGGCTCGATAGTTGCGGTGATTTGCTGAAGAAAAGCTTGCAGCAAACACTTAGTTACAGTGATTTTGATCGTATTTATAATTTCTATTTGCTCTTTGAGCAACAGTGCTCTCAGTTTATTCTAGAAGaactaaaagaaaataacagCAAATCCTTTAAGCAAGAACATTGGGCTGAAAAACTACAAGGCCATATGGCGACATTTGAATCCTTAATTAACTTACATGATATCTATTTGAATGATGTCTCACTAAGGCAAGACCCCAACTTGGTGGAAACGTGGATGAAGAGGGTGTCTCTACAGAAAACATCTGCGGAAAAGTGTAACATATATTCAGAAGCTATACTGAAAATTGATCCCCGAAAAGTTAGTACGCCTGGCTCTTTCGGTAAACTCTGGTGTGCATATGGAGATGTGTATTGGAGAGCAAATGCAACTAGCACAGCGAGGGAGTTATGGACACAGTCTTTGAAGGTACCGTATCCTTATATAGAAGATTTGGAAGAGATTTACCTAAACTGGGCCGACAGAGAATTAGATGAAGAAGGGATCGAAAGAGCAGTTTCCGTCCTTGAAGATGCATTACATATACCGAAAAATACAGGTATTTTGCTTGAGAAATACAATAACGGGCATAGGAAAGTGCCTGCTCAAACCATCCTATTTAACTCACTACGTATTTGGTCCAAATACATTGATTTTCTGGAGGCCTACTGCCCAAATGATGCAAACTCCTCTAATAGAATATTCAATAAAACGAAAATGGCATACAATAGTGTTATTGATTTGAAGTTGATTACTCCAGCGATGGCAGAAAATTTTGCGTTGCTCTTACAGAATCATCACGAAGTCGTAGAAAGTTTCCAGGTGTATGAGAAAACGATCCCTCTGTTCCCCCCAGAAATTCAATACGAATTATGGATTGAGTATTTAGAAGTAGCGACATCGCACCGGTTGTCATCATTGAGTCCCGAACACATTAGATTCTTGTTTGAGAAAGCCCTTGGGAACCTATGTTCAAATGGCATAGACTGTAAGACGATTTTTATTGCTTATAGCGTATTTGAGCAAAGGATAAGTGGTCTGGTTAGGAGGTGCATTGAGATCTTACATAAAGGTGCTATACAAGATGCTGTTAGTGTGAGCACGCACCTCGAAAGCAGATTGCAACTGTGGAGAATGTGTATTTCCAAGGCCGAATCCACTCTGGGTCCATCAGTAGCCAGGGAACTATACCAAGAGTGTATCCAAATGTTGCCAAATCCTAAAGCTGTTGAGTTTGTgattaaattttcaaatttcgAAAGCTCTATAGGAGAAACTATTCGAGCACGTGAAATCCTTGCCTATGGTGCGAAGCTTCTTCCTCCATCCAGAAATGCTGAATTATGGGATAGCTTTGAAAATTTCGAGTTAAAACACGGCGATAAGGAAACCTACAAAGACATGttaaagatgaagaagctaTTGGATTCCGACATGGTAATTGATTCCGAGGGCGTTAGCCAGGAGGAAGGAAACATTAACTTCGTGGCAGCAGCAGCCTCGCATGCTCCCCACTCGCACGCTGTTATCCAACCAACCTCTTCGCGTTCAATCAATCCAGATGAAATAGAACTAGATATATGA
- the ERD1 gene encoding Erd1p (Predicted membrane protein required for lumenal ER protein retention~similar to YDR414C) has product MENSEVNPEGPYLSTILNVPAPQRFIVLIILAIWIWTWILRFFLHNNLDISQVILTRVPHDIRPGYTLQQLHRTARNFALKITRIIMPFHFVTVFLFEFKNVTEGPLKNIVFIVYFLPFIQCVIIFWFLLKECHMIKYCARRCLFIEPSPRTLRNTYILISDTLTSFAKPLIDFTLFSSLIFREPFTHFDLFVALFPVLVRLLQCLREYRLLHDTTLLCNALKYSCNLPILFCTWKSRVYEGSINKERLYHIQRWFMLFNSSYTLFWDIRMDWSLDSLTSLRSRSKSAVTLKKKMYHSAIVIDFLLRFWWLWVYIFQNLKLAAADSDYIFFQGEIQYFEVIRRGIWVIFKLDAEYYVKFTSK; this is encoded by the coding sequence ATGGAGAACAGCGAAGTTAATCCTGAAGGACCTTATCTTTCAACCATACTAAATGTTCCCGCTCCCCAGCGATTTATCGTACTCATAATACTTGCAATTTGGATCTGGACATGGATATTAAGATTTTTCTTGCATAATAATTTGGACATATCCCAAGTCATACTCACCAGGGTACCGCACGATATACGTCCAGGCTATACTCTACAGCAATTACATAGAACAGCTAGAAATTTTGctttaaaaataacaagGATCATTATGCCGTTCCACTTTGTTACagtgtttctttttgagtTCAAGAATGTAACAGAAGGTCCACTCAAAAATATAGTTTTCATCGTTTATTTTCTACCATTTATTCAATGTGTCATCATATTCTGGTTCCTGTTGAAAGAATGCCATATGATAAAGTATTGCGCCAGGAGATGTCTGTTTATAGAACCTTCACCTCGTACCCTAAGGAATACCTACATTCTAATCTCTGACACGTTGACATCATTTGCGAAACCTCTAATAGACTTTACATTGTTTAGCTCACTGATTTTTAGGGAGCCCTTCACACATTTTGACTTATTTGTAGCACTGTTTCCTGTGCTAGTAAGACTACTACAGTGTCTGAGAGAATACCGTTTACTGCACGATACAACTTTACTATGCAATGCATTGAAATACAGCTGTAACCTTCCTATCCTTTTTTGCACCTGGAAATCAAGAGTGTATGAGGGATCcatcaataaagaaaggcTATATCATATTCAAAGATGGTTCATGCTATTCAATTCTTCCTATACCTTGTTTTGGGATATAAGAATGGACTGGTCATTGGACTCGTTAACTTCTTTAAGATCGAGATCCAAAAGCGCAGTCacattaaagaaaaaaatgtaccATTCCGCAATTGTTATTGACTTCTTACTGAGATTTTGGTGGCTAtgggtatatatattccaAAATTTGAAGTTAGCAGCCGCTGATAGCGActacatttttttccaagGCGAAATACAGTATTTCGAAGTAATTAGAAGAGGCATATGGgtcattttcaaattggaCGCAGAGTATTACGTCAAGTTCACAAGCAAATGA
- a CDS encoding putative aminopeptidase (aminopeptidase~similar to YDR415C), protein MRLQSLLVWLNAATIAWSYPYEPLRVLQVGENEVIKVPESEKLNLLRRGVKFFDVTRHTSSLPFFNKEEEPVVPVYNYPAEISNKEIVDGLIENIDEESMHKNLAKFTSFYTRYYKSDHGFESAEWLAATIANITKDIPQDTLTIEHFDHKEWKQYSIIVRIAGSTTPEDIIVIGSHQDSINLLLPSIMAAPGADDNGSGTVTNIEALRLYTEYFLKREFRPNNTVEFHFYSAEEGGLLGSLDVFTEYAKQEKQVRAMLQQDMTGYVPEPEDEHVGIVTDYTTPALTDFIKLIVDSYLSIPYRDTKCGYACSDHGSATRNGFPGSFVIESEFKKTNKYIHSTMDTLDRLSLVHMAEHTKIVLGVIVELGSWSAW, encoded by the coding sequence ATGAGGCTACAATCGCTTTTAGTTTGGCTTAATGCAGCAACCATCGCTTGGTCATATCCATATGAACCTTTAAGGGTTTTACAAGTAGGAGAGAATGAAGTAATTAAAGTTCCCGAATCAGAAAAGCTGAACCTGCTAAGAAGAGGTGtcaaattctttgatgTGACCAGACACACTTCTTCcttacctttttttaacAAAGAGGAAGAGCCAGTAGTGCCAGTGTATAATTATCCGGCTGAGATATCCAACAAAGAAATCGTGGATGGTTTGATTGAGAACATAGACGAGGAGTCTATGCACAAGAACCTGGCAAAGTTTACAAGTTTTTATACTCGCTACTACAAGTCCGACCATGGATTTGAGTCTGCTGAGTGGTTAGCTGCAACTATCGCCAACATTACGAAAGATATTCCGCAGGATACCTTGACTATTGAACATTTTGATCATAAAGAATGGAAACAATATTCCATTATAGTCCGGATCGCGGGATCTACTACACCAGAGGATATTATAGTAATTGGTTCTCATCAAGATTCCATCAATTTGTTGCTACCATCTATCATGGCAGCTCCAGGTGCAGACGACAATGGATCGGGCACGGTGACTAATATAGAGGCTCTAAGATTATACActgaatattttttgaaaagagaattCAGACCTAATAATACAGTAGAATTTCACTTCTATTCCGCCGAAGAGGGGGGGTTGTTGGGTTCTCTTGATGTTTTTACAGAGTATGCCAAACAGGAAAAACAAGTCAGAGCGATGCTCCAGCAAGACATGACAGGATATGTACCTGAACCGGAAGATGAACATGTGGGTATTGTGACCGACTACACGACTCCCGCATTAACTGATTTTATAAAACTAATTGTTGACTCGTATCTATCCATTCCTTACAGGGATACAAAATGTGGGTATGCCTGTAGTGATCATGGAAGTGCTACCAGAAACGGATTTCCAGGGTCGTTTGTAATTGAAAGCGAGTTCAAGAAGACGAACAAATATATTCACAGCACCATGGATACTTTGGATAGGTTAAGTCTTGTTCATATGGCGGAGCATACAAAAATTGTATTGGGGGTAATCGTTGAGCTCGGTTCATGGTCTGCTTGGTAA
- the RRP17 gene encoding rRNA-processing protein RRP17 (Component of the pre-60S pre-ribosomal particle~similar to YDR412W) produces MAVHTNRQILTRGKNYATKQSKKFGTDEVTFDKDSRLDYLTGFHKRKLQRQKKAQEFIKEQERLRRIEERQKVRQERKEVMEEQLKTFKESLNLEAEIEDAKNDKTDGFQVESDESWHGFDSDKENGDNNSNERSVKPILKKGAITEIYDDSTTVELETLEPNDNFEYLAHLNNVKLEKAEKVLNQSINRATKYAKFLGVDEKQKKKQKVKKFRYLTKNERRINQRKANDNKRRR; encoded by the coding sequence ATGGCCGTTCACACCAATAGACAGATACTTACAAGAGGTAAAAACTATGCTACAAAGCAATCGAAGAAATTCGGTACCGATGAGGTAACGTTTGACAAGGATTCCCGTTTGGATTATTTGACTGGATTTCATAAGAGAAAGCttcaaagacaaaagaaGGCTCAAGAGTTTATTAAGGAGCAGGAAAGGCTTAGGagaattgaagaaagacAGAAGGTTCGCCAGGAACGGAAAGAGGTGATGGAAGAACAGTTAAAGACGTTTAAAGAGAGTTTGAACTTGGAAGCTGAGATAGAGGATGCGAAAAATGATAAGACAGACGGCTTCCAGGTAGAATCTGATGAATCCTGGCACGGGTTTGATTCCGATAAGGAGAACGGTGATAACAACAGTAATGAGCGTAGCGTGAAGcctattttgaagaaaggAGCCATCACAGAAATATATGACGACTCAACTACTGTTGAATTGGAAACATTGGAGCCCAATGATAATTTCGAATATTTAGCCCATCTGAATAATGTCAAATTAGAAAAGGCAGAAAAAGTACTTAACCAAAGCATAAATAGAGCCACCAAATACGCTAAGTTTTTGGGCGTGGATgagaagcaaaaaaagaagcaaaagGTAAAGAAGTTTAGATATTTGACCAAAAATGAGCGAAGAATAAACCAAAGGAAGGCAAACGATAATAAGCGTAGGAGATGA
- the RPL12B gene encoding 60S ribosomal protein uL11 (Ribosomal 60S subunit protein L12B~similar to YDR418W) codes for MPPKFDPNEVKYLYLRAVGGEVGASAALAPKIGPLGLSPKKVGEDIAKATKEFKGIKVTVQLKIQNRQAAASVVPSASSLVITALKEPPRDRKKDKNVKHSGNIQLDEIIEIARQMRDKSFGRTLASVTKEILGTAQSVGCRVDFKNPHDIIEGINAGEIEIPEN; via the coding sequence ATGCCTCCAAAGTTTGATCCAAATGAAGTTAAGTACTTGTACTTGAGAGCTGTCGGTGGTGAAGTCGGTGCTTCCGCTGCCTTGGCTCCAAAGATCGGTCCATTGGGTTTGTCCCCAAAGAAGGTTGGTGAAGATATCGCTAAGGCGACCAAGGAATTCAAAGGTATCAAAGTTACCGTCCaattaaaaattcaaaacagACAAGCTGCTGCTTCTGTTGTTCCATCTGCTTCCTCTTTGGTCATTACTGCCTTGAAGGAACCACCAAGAGACAGAAAGAAGGATAAGAATGTCAAGCATAGTGGTAACATCCAATTGGatgaaatcattgaaattGCTAGACAAATGAGAGACAAATCCTTCGGTAGAACTTTGGCTTCCGTCACTAAGGAAATTTTGGGTACTGCTCAATCCGTAGGTTGTCGTGTTGATTTCAAGAACCCTCATGACATCATTGAAGGTATTAACGCTggtgaaattgaaattccAGAAAACTAA